Proteins from a genomic interval of Diaminobutyricimonas aerilata:
- a CDS encoding MFS transporter, which produces MSSTTSEPLAPVARLTGRPLAVLLVLCGALFLEGIDVAMLNIALPAIRADLGLTTGELQWVMSAYILGYGGFMLLGGRAADLFGRRRVFLVPLVVFLAFSGLGAIATEGWMLIAARVVTGVAAAFMTPAGLSIITTMFAEGAARNRAVLIYSGVGAAGFSIGLVAGGLLTVLGWRWVFIAPVILSALLLALAIPLIPKVGADPAARGRLDVLGAVTITAALVVLVLTIEQAPHTPALLTAAGLVSSAALIAAFVAIERRASHPLVRLGVLRSAPLVRANLGGALLAAAFMGFQFIVVLYLQEFRGWTALETSLAMLVVAIDGILAPTLTPRLVARFGTRRVAAAGFVSAIASYALFLPVASDWTYAAMFPSFLLLGIAYTLAYGPLTIAATDGVVESEQGLASGLLYTASQFGGALGLSIATAVYIAAADAVADPLETYRLALIVPLATAVLALVITVVGRPRRVRRA; this is translated from the coding sequence GTGTCGTCCACCACGTCGGAGCCGCTCGCGCCCGTCGCACGCTTGACCGGCCGTCCGCTCGCCGTCCTCCTCGTGCTCTGCGGGGCGCTGTTCCTCGAGGGGATCGACGTCGCGATGCTCAACATCGCGCTTCCCGCGATCCGCGCCGACCTCGGCCTCACGACGGGCGAGCTGCAGTGGGTGATGAGCGCGTACATCCTCGGCTACGGCGGGTTCATGCTGCTCGGCGGCCGTGCGGCGGACCTCTTCGGCCGCCGACGGGTGTTCCTCGTGCCGCTCGTGGTGTTCCTCGCGTTCTCCGGGCTGGGCGCGATCGCGACCGAGGGATGGATGCTCATCGCCGCGCGGGTCGTGACCGGTGTGGCCGCCGCGTTCATGACCCCGGCCGGCTTGTCGATCATCACGACGATGTTCGCCGAGGGTGCCGCCCGCAATCGCGCCGTGTTGATCTACTCGGGGGTGGGAGCGGCGGGCTTCTCGATCGGGCTGGTCGCCGGCGGCCTGCTCACGGTGCTGGGCTGGCGGTGGGTGTTCATCGCCCCGGTCATCCTCTCCGCGCTGCTGCTCGCGCTCGCGATCCCCCTCATCCCGAAGGTGGGTGCCGACCCCGCCGCGCGGGGCCGCCTCGACGTGCTCGGCGCCGTGACGATCACCGCGGCCCTCGTGGTGCTCGTGCTCACGATCGAGCAGGCGCCGCACACCCCCGCCCTCCTCACCGCCGCCGGGCTGGTGTCGAGCGCTGCGCTCATCGCCGCGTTCGTGGCGATCGAACGGCGAGCATCGCATCCGCTCGTGCGCCTGGGAGTGCTGCGGTCGGCTCCGCTCGTGCGGGCGAACCTCGGGGGAGCGCTGCTCGCGGCGGCGTTCATGGGGTTCCAGTTCATCGTCGTGCTCTACCTGCAGGAGTTCCGCGGGTGGACCGCTCTCGAGACCTCCCTCGCGATGCTCGTCGTGGCGATCGACGGCATCCTCGCCCCGACCCTCACTCCGCGCCTCGTCGCGCGCTTCGGCACGCGCCGCGTCGCGGCGGCGGGTTTCGTCTCCGCGATCGCCTCGTACGCGCTGTTCCTGCCCGTGGCGTCGGATTGGACCTACGCCGCGATGTTCCCGAGCTTCCTGCTGCTCGGGATCGCGTACACGCTCGCCTACGGACCGCTCACCATCGCCGCCACCGACGGTGTCGTCGAGAGCGAGCAGGGCCTCGCGAGCGGCCTGCTCTACACGGCCTCGCAGTTCGGCGGGGCGCTCGGACTCTCGATCGCGACCGCCGTCTACATCGCTGCGGCCGACGCCGTGGCCGATCCGCTGGAGACCTACCGCCTCGCACTCATCGTTCCGCTCGCGACCGCCGTGCTCGCCCTCGTGATCACTGTCGTCGGACGGCCTCGTCGGGTGCGACGGGCCTAG